A DNA window from Daucus carota subsp. sativus chromosome 3, DH1 v3.0, whole genome shotgun sequence contains the following coding sequences:
- the LOC108214689 gene encoding GBF-interacting protein 1 isoform X1 → MSNGGGRFVIPAKVKKVIQNIKEISGNHDDEEVYYMLKECNMDPNETAQQLLSQDSFREVRRKRDRRKENVKESAGSRWKPGMQDQGSRGERGNHSSRYITHDVGGAGKNFVSIKENGTSHVSVDKVAIPTQSNSQDVKNKEVTHASSNVDVDAYAAVTSESKSVGHAVHAASGFTELNDPLQSKSTADENNTYTKVSSGVGSLSFMHETISNISPVVHKDQHSESFEAVASTHSHPTGILPLIEFGGQSPVVIGPQKVGPNKEWKPKPNPSLPEGAESADTTLMLEVPAIRTESEGQVANQATFGLVKKLEETCISESQQVIIPKHIHIPEVEKLGFIFGSFDANFGLSTSNPVCPENEKSSPIPETPEGMEENVDQKSNHDELTSVEEEDNYPAPPEVSGSLISDAHDVSSRVVTEYSESKQETDLPPGYQQYSTVHAYPNFGFGIMPPIFGSQVLPTESNKSQAHDAPRLPGFVVQQPYDLNSYYAQFYRSGVDNEGRLSSFYEPGVPTKVNGNVTMAPAETFQSTQEGGDTSIHPTTASTPPVTHAAGAVPSSVAATQQAIPVFGQPAGLHLPHYPNYIPYHYIPFYVPPQALHHYLSTGVLPPPQPQAGSGHPAPVPANKFPLPQYKPGTTTANTNNVAAPGSYGSYGSTPASFSASSATTTGHSSSSEDLLAPQLKENNLFIAGQQSEGPGLWFAAPGRDISGLQANSFYNLPQAQMAFPATQVSHGNFAGMYHPAQPVTGAAVHPLLQQSQAMAGPIDLNGPAPSVYQPTQPAPINWPKNY, encoded by the exons ATGAGCAATGGAGGAGGCAGATTCGTGATTCCGGCCAAGGTGAAGAAAGTGATCCAGAACATAAAGGAGATCTCCGGTAATCACGACGACGAGGAGGTGTATTACATGCTTAAAGAATGCAACATGGATCCTAACGAGACTGCTCAGCAGCTGCTCTCCCAAG ATTCGTTTCGTGAAGTTAGAAGGAAGCGAGACCGGCGGAAAGAG AATGTGAAGGAGTCAGCAGGATCAAGGTGGAAACCGGGAATGCAGGACCAGGGGAGTAGGGGTGAGCGAGGGAACCATTCTTCTCGTTACATAACTCACG ATGTTGGGGGGGCTGGTAAGAACTTTGTCTCCATTAAGGAAAATGGAACCAGTCATGTTTCAGTGGATAAGGTTGCTATCCCAACACAGTCTAACTCCCAAGATGTTAAGAACAAGGAAGTTACTCATGCGAG CTCAAATGTTGATGTTGATGCTTATGCTGCTGTAACATCTGAGAGTAAGAGTGTCGGACATGCTGTCCATGCTGCGAGTGGATTTACTGAACTAAACGATCCACTCCAAAGTAAATCCACAGCGGATGAAAACAATACTTACACCAAGG TTTCCTCAGGTGTTGGAAGTTTATCCTTCATGCATGAAACAATCTCAAACATATCCCCCGTGGTTCACAAGGATCAGCATTCAGAATCTTTTGAAGCTGTAGCTTCTACTCACAGCCATCCTACTGGTATTTTACCTTTGATCGAGTTTGGTGGCCAATCACCTGTAGTTATTGGGCCACAGAAAG TGGGGCCTAATAAGGAGTGGAAACCAAAGCCGAATCCTAGTCTTCCTGAAGGTGCTGAATCTGCTGATACAACTCTTATGTTGGAGGTTCCAGCCATTAGAACTGAATCAGAGGGCCAAGTAGCAAATCAAGCTACTTTCGGACTGGTAAAGAAGCTGGAGGAGACCTGCATTTCAGAGAGTCAACAGGTTATTATTCCAAAGCATATCCATATACCTGAGGTTGAAAAACTTGGCTTCATTTTTGGGAGTTTTGATGCTAATTTTGGGTTGAGTACAAGCAACCCTGTTTGTCCTGAAAATGAGAAGAGTTCACCTATCCCTGAAACACCTGAAGGGATGGAAGAAAATGTGGACCAGAAAAG CAATCACGATGAATTGACCTCTGTTGAAGAGGAAGATAATTATCCAGCACCGCCTGAAGTATCTGGAAGTCTGATATCTGACGCTCATGATGTTTCATCTAGGGTGGTCACGGAGTATAGTGAATCCAAGCAAGAAACTGACTTGCCTCCTGGTTATCAACAATACTCAACAGTACATGCTTATCCTAACTTCGGGTTTGGTATCATGCCCCCAATTTTTGGTAGCCAGGTTTTACCCACCGAGAGCAACAAGTCTCAAGCACACGATGCTCCTCGCCTTCCAGGTTTTGTT GTGCAGCAACCTTATGACCTCAACAGCTATTATGCTCAATTCTATCGATCTGGTGTGGATAATGAGGGTCGTCTTTCATCGTTTTATGAACCTGGAGTTCCGACTAAAGTTAATGGAAATGTGACAATGGCACCAGCAGAAACTTTTCAGTCCACTCAAGAG GGTGGGGACACTTCAATACATCCTACAACAGCTTCAACTCCTCCTGTGACTCATGCTGCCGGGGCTGTTCCAAGTTCAGTAGCTGCAACACAGCAAGCAATTCCTGTTTTTGGACAGCCAGCTGGGTTGCATTTGCCCCATTATCCCAACTATATCCCATATCACTACATCCCTTTTTATGTCCCACCTCAAGCTCTCCACCATTATTTAAGTACTGGTGTTTTGCCACCTCCACAACCTCAAGCGGGCAGTGGGCATCCGGCGCCAGTTCCGGCTAATAAATTTCCCCTTCCCCAATATAAACCTGGAACAACTACTGCGAACACTAATAACGTGGCAGCACCTGGCAGTTATGGATCATATGGTTCTACCCCTGCTAGTTTTAGTGCCAGCTCAGCAACTACAACTGGACATTCAAGTTCTAGTGAGGATCTTCTAGCGCCCCAGTTAAAGGAAAATAATCTCTTCATTGCTGGGCAGCAG AGTGAAGGTCCAGGCTTATGGTTTGCTGCTCCTGGTAGGGATATCTCTGGCCTGCAGGCAAATTCCTTCTACAATCTTCCTCAAGCTCAGATGGCATTCCCTGCAACTCAGGTTAGTCATGGAAACTTTGCTGGCATGTATCACCCTGCACAACCAGTAACAGGAGCTGCCGTTCACCCACTTCTGCAGCAATCCCAGGCAATGGCTGGACCTATTGACCTCAATGGACCTGCACCAAGTGTTTACCAGCCAACCCAGCCTGCACCAATCAATTGGCCGAAAAACTATTGA